A window from Anoplolepis gracilipes chromosome 15, ASM4749672v1, whole genome shotgun sequence encodes these proteins:
- the Cdc6 gene encoding cell division control protein 6 homolog isoform X1: protein MSGTQTTISFPIRKRCNFYGRKEDVVKEDFTNATARYTPSKYTPTVKKIVTLTSSESESDSDIENTTEKRIIHVRRTDSANSTPRSRRRKCNELDDQHISSPPKQRRNKSQGRNKSPLTPSTLLDKLNLSPTKENKLNPKQLFKPHLSEEEEEEEELNSNSLFGSNKYQNARKALHSSVTEELPGREEELAKLQEFFQKHLEQRTSGSLYVSGPPGTGKTASLFQIMRQPDLRSKVKIVYVNCTSMKSAAAIYAKIIQELALTSATKSGKNGKAIIERYLTSKKTTLLLVLDEIDQLESKKQSVLYSIFEWPSIPNSKLILIGIANALDLTDRILPRLQARCELKPMLMHFAPYTKQQISKIISARLNQANANGVFTSSAIQLLAGKVAAISGDIRRALDISRRVVELAESHQVLQVLRPTNDNDTNIESLKQATEVTEKPVDLKEVVTILNGVYGGTQNIDQEQDTFPLQQKLLLCSLLLILNKGRNKDVTVGRLHEVYKKVCKKRNIFAVDNSEFVNLCSLIETKGILRVVGRKEARLCKVNLQWDQEELDKALQDKQMMAEIINDTSCL, encoded by the exons ATGTCGGGCACACAGACCACCATCTCCTTTCCCATACGGAAGAGGTGCAATTTTTACGGCCGTAAAGAGGACGTGGTAAAGGAAGATTTTACGAATGCGACAGCGAGGTACACACCGTCCAAATATACTCCTACCGTGAAGAAGATTGTCACCTTGACCAGCAGCGAGTCCGAGTCTGATTCCGATATCGAGAACACGACAGAAAAGAGGATAATCCACGTCAGACGGACGGACAGCGCAAACAGTACGCCGAGATCTAGACGTCGCAAGTGCAATGAATTAgatg ACCAACACATTTCTTCTCCGCCTAAACAGAGAAGGAACAAGTCGCAAGGAAGGAATAAATCTCCCTTAACTCCGTCTACTCTTttggataaattaaatttatctccaacaaaagaaaacaaattaaatcctAAGCAATTATTTAAACCCCACCTCtctgaagaagaagaagaagaagaagaattaaattctaattcaTTATTTGGATCCAATAAGTATCAGAATGCGCGCAAAGCATTGCATAGTTCTGTGACAGAAGAGCTGCCTGGAAGGGAAGAGGAGTTAGCCAAACTGCAGGAATTTTTTCAGAAACATCTGGAGCAAAGAACATCGGGTTCCCTATATGTTTCCGGTCCTCCGGGCACTGGGAAAACTGCCAGTCTATTCCAGATCATGAGACAGCCAGACTTAAGATCCAAAGTCAAGATAGTTTATGTCAATTGCACCAGCATGAAATCCGCAGCTGCCATCTACGCGAAAATAATTCAGGAGCTGGCTCTAACCAGCGCGACAAAGTCTGGGAAAAATGGCAAAGCTATCATAGAGAGATACTTGACATCCAAGAAAACTACGCTACTCTTAGTGTTGGACGAGATAGATCAGTTGGAGAGCAAAAAACAGTCTGTACTATATTCCATATTCGAATGGCCATCTATACCGAATTCCAAGTTAATTCTCATTGGAATCGCCAATGCTTTGGATCTGACTGATAGGATACTACCCAGATTGCAGGCCAGATGCGAACTAAAGCCAATGCTAATGCATTTTGCGCCGTACACTAAGCAACagatatctaaaataatatccgCGAGATTGAATCAGGCGAATGCGAACGGCGTGTTTACATCGTCCGCGATACAGTTGCTCGCGGGCAAGGTAGCCGCGATTTCCGGGGATATCAGGAGAGCTCTGGACATCAGTAGAAGAGTGGTGGAATTGGCAGAGTCCCATCAAGTATTACAGGTTCTACGTCCAACAAACGATaatg atacaAATATAGAGTCTTTGAAGCAAGCGACAGAAGTGACAGAGAAGCCAGTTGACTTAAAAGAGGTAGTTACAATTCTAAATGGAGTCTATGGTGGCACACAGAATATCGATCAAGAACAGGATACCTTTCCTCTTCAACAGAAATTGTTACTCTGTTCTCTATTACTTATCCTGAATAAAGGAAGAAACAAGGATGTTACCGTTGGAAGA TTGCACGAGGTGTACAAAAAGGTTTGCAAGAAGCGTAATATATTCGCCGTCGACAATTCCGAATTTGTGAACTTGTGTTCGTTGATAGAGACCAAGGGTATCCTGAGAGTCGTGGGCAGGAAGGAGGCACGTTTGTGCAAAGTAAACTTGCAGTGGGATCAGGAGGAATTGGACAAGGCCTTACAGGACAAACAGATGATGGCTGAAATAATTAACGACACAAgttgtttgtaa
- the Cdc6 gene encoding cell division control protein 6 homolog isoform X2, whose translation MSGTQTTISFPIRKRCNFYGRKEDVVKEDFTNATARYTPSKYTPTVKKIVTLTSSESESDSDIENTTEKRIIHVRRTDSANSTPRSRRRKCNELDDQHISSPPKQRRNKSQGRNKSPLTPSTLLDKLNLSPTKENKLNPKQLFKPHLSEEEEEEEELNSNSLFGSNKYQNARKALHSSVTEELPGREEELAKLQEFFQKHLEQRTSGSLYVSGPPGTGKTASLFQIMRQPDLRSKVKIVYVNCTSMKSAAAIYAKIIQELALTSATKSGKNGKAIIERYLTSKKTTLLLVLDEIDQLESKKQSVLYSIFEWPSIPNSKLILIGIANALDLTDRILPRLQARCELKPMLMHFAPYTKQQISKIISARLNQANANGVFTSSAIQLLAGKVAAISGDIRRALDISRRVVELAESHQVLQVLRPTNDNDTNIESLKQATEVTEKPVDLKEVVTILNGVYGGTQNIDQEQDTFPLQQKLLLCSLLLILNKGRNKDVTVGRVSLISC comes from the exons ATGTCGGGCACACAGACCACCATCTCCTTTCCCATACGGAAGAGGTGCAATTTTTACGGCCGTAAAGAGGACGTGGTAAAGGAAGATTTTACGAATGCGACAGCGAGGTACACACCGTCCAAATATACTCCTACCGTGAAGAAGATTGTCACCTTGACCAGCAGCGAGTCCGAGTCTGATTCCGATATCGAGAACACGACAGAAAAGAGGATAATCCACGTCAGACGGACGGACAGCGCAAACAGTACGCCGAGATCTAGACGTCGCAAGTGCAATGAATTAgatg ACCAACACATTTCTTCTCCGCCTAAACAGAGAAGGAACAAGTCGCAAGGAAGGAATAAATCTCCCTTAACTCCGTCTACTCTTttggataaattaaatttatctccaacaaaagaaaacaaattaaatcctAAGCAATTATTTAAACCCCACCTCtctgaagaagaagaagaagaagaagaattaaattctaattcaTTATTTGGATCCAATAAGTATCAGAATGCGCGCAAAGCATTGCATAGTTCTGTGACAGAAGAGCTGCCTGGAAGGGAAGAGGAGTTAGCCAAACTGCAGGAATTTTTTCAGAAACATCTGGAGCAAAGAACATCGGGTTCCCTATATGTTTCCGGTCCTCCGGGCACTGGGAAAACTGCCAGTCTATTCCAGATCATGAGACAGCCAGACTTAAGATCCAAAGTCAAGATAGTTTATGTCAATTGCACCAGCATGAAATCCGCAGCTGCCATCTACGCGAAAATAATTCAGGAGCTGGCTCTAACCAGCGCGACAAAGTCTGGGAAAAATGGCAAAGCTATCATAGAGAGATACTTGACATCCAAGAAAACTACGCTACTCTTAGTGTTGGACGAGATAGATCAGTTGGAGAGCAAAAAACAGTCTGTACTATATTCCATATTCGAATGGCCATCTATACCGAATTCCAAGTTAATTCTCATTGGAATCGCCAATGCTTTGGATCTGACTGATAGGATACTACCCAGATTGCAGGCCAGATGCGAACTAAAGCCAATGCTAATGCATTTTGCGCCGTACACTAAGCAACagatatctaaaataatatccgCGAGATTGAATCAGGCGAATGCGAACGGCGTGTTTACATCGTCCGCGATACAGTTGCTCGCGGGCAAGGTAGCCGCGATTTCCGGGGATATCAGGAGAGCTCTGGACATCAGTAGAAGAGTGGTGGAATTGGCAGAGTCCCATCAAGTATTACAGGTTCTACGTCCAACAAACGATaatg atacaAATATAGAGTCTTTGAAGCAAGCGACAGAAGTGACAGAGAAGCCAGTTGACTTAAAAGAGGTAGTTACAATTCTAAATGGAGTCTATGGTGGCACACAGAATATCGATCAAGAACAGGATACCTTTCCTCTTCAACAGAAATTGTTACTCTGTTCTCTATTACTTATCCTGAATAAAGGAAGAAACAAGGATGTTACCGTTGGAAGAGTAAGTTTAATCTCATGTTAG